From Mycobacterium lacus, one genomic window encodes:
- the lsr2 gene encoding histone-like nucleoid-structuring protein Lsr2 yields the protein MAKKVTVTLVDDFDGSGAADETVEFGLDGVTYEIDLSTKNAAKLRSDLKQWVAAGRRVGGRRRGRSGSGRGRGAIDREQSAAIREWARRNGHNVSTRGRIPADVIDAFHAAN from the coding sequence ATGGCGAAGAAAGTAACCGTCACCTTGGTCGATGATTTCGACGGTTCAGGCGCCGCCGATGAAACGGTCGAATTTGGGCTTGACGGGGTGACCTATGAGATTGACCTTTCGACCAAGAATGCAGCGAAACTGCGCAGCGACCTGAAGCAATGGGTCGCAGCCGGTCGCCGCGTTGGCGGTCGTCGGCGCGGGCGTTCCGGCTCCGGGCGCGGTCGCGGCGCGATCGACCGCGAGCAGAGCGCCGCAATACGGGAATGGGCTCGTCGCAACGGGCACAACGTCTCGACTCGTGGCCGCATCCCGGCCGACGTGATCGACGCTTTCCACGCCGCAAACTAA
- the clpC1 gene encoding ATP-dependent protease ATP-binding subunit ClpC translates to MFERFTDRARRVVVLAQEEARMLNHNYIGTEHILLGLIHEGEGVAAKSLESLGISLEGVRSQVEEIIGQGQQAPSGHIPFTPRAKKVLELSLREALQLGHNYIGTEHILLGLIREGEGVAAQVLVKLGAELTRVRQQVIQLLSGYQGKEAAEAGTGGRGGESGSPSTSLVLDQFGRNLTAAAMEGKLDPVIGREKEIERVMQVLSRRTKNNPVLIGEPGVGKTAVVEGLAQAIVHGEVPETLKDKQLYTLDLGSLVAGSRYRGDFEERLKKVLKEINTRGDIILFIDELHTLVGAGAAEGAIDAASILKPKLARGELQTIGATTLDEYRKYIEKDAALERRFQPVQVGEPTVEHTIEILKGLRDRYEAHHRVSISDSAIVAAATLADRYINDRFLPDKAIDLIDEAGARMRIRRMTAPPDLREYDEKIAEARREKESAIDAQDFEKAASLRDREKQLVAQRAEREKQWRSGDLDVVAEVDDNEIAEVLGNWTGIPVFKLTEAETTRLLRMEEELHKRIIGQEDAVKAVSKAIRRTRAGLKDPKRPSGSFIFAGPSGVGKTELSKALANFLFGDDDALIQIDMGEFHDRFTASRLFGAPPGYVGYEEGGQLTEKVRRKPFSVVLFDEIEKAHQEIYNSLLQVLEDGRLTDGQGRTVDFKNTVLIFTSNLGTSDISKPVGLGFTKGGGENDYERMKQKVNDELKKHFRPEFLNRIDEVIVFHQLTRDEIIRMVDLMISRVAGQLKSKDMALELTDKAKSLLAKRGFDPVLGARPLRRTIQREIEDQLSEKILFEEVGPGQVVTVDVDNWDGEGPGEDAVFTFTGTRRPPAEPDLAKAGAHSAGGAGPTAQ, encoded by the coding sequence ATGTTCGAACGATTTACCGACCGTGCCCGCAGGGTCGTCGTCCTGGCGCAAGAAGAGGCCCGGATGCTCAACCACAACTACATCGGCACCGAGCACATCCTGTTGGGCCTGATCCACGAGGGCGAGGGCGTGGCGGCCAAGTCGCTGGAGTCGCTGGGGATCTCGCTGGAAGGCGTCCGCAGCCAGGTCGAGGAGATCATCGGCCAGGGCCAGCAAGCGCCGTCGGGGCATATCCCGTTCACCCCACGCGCCAAGAAGGTCCTCGAGCTGAGCCTGCGTGAGGCGCTGCAACTCGGCCACAACTACATCGGGACCGAGCACATTCTGCTGGGCCTGATCCGTGAGGGTGAAGGTGTTGCCGCCCAGGTCCTGGTCAAGCTGGGCGCCGAACTCACCCGGGTGCGCCAGCAGGTGATCCAGCTGCTCTCCGGGTACCAGGGCAAGGAAGCAGCGGAAGCCGGGACCGGTGGCCGGGGGGGAGAGTCCGGCTCTCCTTCCACTTCCCTGGTGCTCGACCAGTTCGGGCGCAACCTGACCGCGGCCGCGATGGAGGGCAAGTTGGACCCAGTCATCGGCCGCGAGAAGGAAATCGAGCGGGTGATGCAGGTGCTGAGCCGGCGCACCAAGAACAACCCGGTGCTGATCGGCGAGCCCGGTGTCGGCAAGACCGCCGTCGTCGAAGGGCTCGCGCAAGCGATCGTGCACGGCGAGGTCCCCGAAACTCTGAAGGACAAGCAGCTCTACACGCTGGATCTGGGATCGCTGGTGGCCGGCTCACGCTACCGCGGTGACTTCGAGGAACGCCTGAAGAAGGTGCTCAAGGAGATCAACACCCGCGGCGACATCATCCTGTTCATCGACGAGCTGCACACGCTGGTCGGCGCCGGCGCGGCCGAGGGTGCGATCGACGCGGCAAGCATTCTCAAGCCCAAGCTGGCCCGCGGCGAGCTGCAGACGATCGGCGCCACCACGCTCGACGAGTACCGCAAGTACATCGAAAAGGACGCCGCGCTGGAACGCCGCTTCCAGCCGGTGCAGGTGGGGGAGCCGACGGTGGAGCACACCATCGAGATCCTCAAGGGCCTGCGCGACCGCTACGAAGCCCACCACCGGGTTTCGATCAGCGACTCCGCGATCGTGGCCGCCGCCACCCTGGCCGACCGCTACATCAACGACCGGTTCCTGCCGGACAAGGCCATCGACCTGATCGACGAGGCCGGCGCTCGGATGCGCATCCGCCGCATGACCGCGCCGCCGGACCTGCGCGAGTATGACGAGAAGATCGCCGAGGCGCGCCGGGAGAAGGAGTCGGCGATCGATGCGCAGGACTTCGAGAAGGCCGCCAGCCTGCGCGACCGCGAGAAGCAACTGGTCGCCCAGCGCGCCGAGCGCGAAAAGCAATGGCGTTCGGGCGATCTCGACGTGGTGGCCGAGGTCGACGACAACGAGATCGCCGAGGTGCTGGGCAACTGGACCGGCATCCCGGTGTTCAAGCTCACCGAGGCCGAGACCACGCGCCTGCTGCGCATGGAGGAGGAGCTGCACAAGCGGATCATCGGCCAGGAGGATGCCGTCAAGGCCGTCTCCAAGGCGATCCGTCGTACCCGCGCCGGGCTGAAAGACCCCAAGCGCCCGTCGGGTTCGTTCATCTTCGCCGGCCCGTCGGGCGTCGGTAAGACCGAGCTGTCCAAGGCGCTGGCCAACTTCTTGTTCGGCGACGACGACGCGCTCATCCAGATCGACATGGGCGAGTTCCACGACCGGTTCACCGCGTCGCGGTTGTTCGGTGCGCCGCCGGGGTATGTCGGCTACGAGGAGGGTGGCCAGCTCACCGAGAAGGTGCGTCGCAAGCCGTTCTCGGTGGTGCTGTTCGACGAGATCGAGAAGGCGCATCAGGAGATCTACAACAGCCTGTTGCAGGTCCTCGAGGATGGCCGGCTCACCGACGGGCAGGGCCGCACGGTGGACTTCAAGAACACCGTGCTGATCTTTACGTCCAACCTGGGCACCTCCGACATCTCCAAGCCGGTCGGGTTGGGCTTCACCAAGGGCGGTGGGGAGAACGACTACGAGCGGATGAAGCAGAAGGTCAACGACGAGCTCAAGAAGCACTTCCGGCCCGAGTTCCTCAACCGCATCGACGAGGTCATCGTCTTCCACCAGCTGACCCGCGACGAGATCATCCGGATGGTCGACCTGATGATCAGCCGGGTCGCGGGCCAGCTCAAGAGCAAGGACATGGCGCTGGAGCTGACCGACAAGGCCAAGTCGCTGCTGGCCAAGCGCGGCTTCGACCCGGTGCTGGGTGCGCGTCCGTTGCGGCGCACCATCCAGCGCGAGATCGAGGACCAGCTGTCGGAGAAGATCCTCTTCGAGGAGGTCGGGCCGGGACAGGTCGTCACCGTCGACGTCGACAACTGGGACGGCGAAGGCCCCGGCGAGGACGCGGTATTCACCTTCACCGGAACCCGCAGGCCGCCGGCCGAGCCGGATCTGGCCAAGGCTGGAGCGCACAGCGCGGGAGGCGCCGGGCCGACCGCGCAGTAG
- a CDS encoding PE family protein, whose protein sequence is MSFVIAAPELVGAAASDLASIGSAISSANAAAAVPTAGVLAAGADEVSAAIAAFFGAHAQAYQALSAQAAAFHAQFVQALNAGAGAYAAAEAANVQQSLLNLVNAPTQALLGRPLIGDGANGTAPGQSGGAGGLLFGNGGNGAPGTNAGVAGGNGGAAGLIGHGGAGGVGGPGAAGGAGGTGGWLYGNGGAGGNGGAATVPGGIGGAGGAGGAAWLFGNGGAGGRGADGAIGANGVNPVTDPAAPGDPGTNSNNASGGPGGPGDPGTLFGQTGGDGGQGGKGPSGGDGGNGGDGGPGAPGGTGGAGGNGGVGGRGGLLVGDGGAGGAGGAGAVGGTGAQGGTGGDGGQGGANISPLLFFGGDGGDAGNGGSGGVGGAGGDGGIGGAGGAGGLFGASGSHGLGGAAGSGGSGGIGGQPGQPGTGGGSGKTAGGVGGSGSPGAPGQPGPSGQPG, encoded by the coding sequence ATGTCGTTTGTGATCGCGGCGCCGGAGTTGGTGGGGGCGGCGGCGTCGGATTTGGCGAGTATTGGGTCGGCGATCAGTTCGGCCAATGCGGCGGCGGCGGTCCCGACGGCGGGGGTGTTGGCGGCGGGTGCCGACGAGGTATCGGCGGCTATCGCGGCGTTTTTTGGGGCGCATGCGCAGGCGTATCAGGCGCTTAGTGCGCAGGCGGCGGCGTTTCATGCGCAGTTTGTGCAGGCGTTGAACGCGGGCGCGGGCGCGTATGCGGCCGCCGAGGCCGCCAACGTGCAGCAGAGTCTGCTGAATCTGGTGAATGCGCCCACCCAGGCGTTGTTGGGCCGTCCGTTGATCGGCGACGGTGCTAATGGCACGGCGCCGGGGCAGTCCGGTGGGGCTGGGGGGTTGTTGTTCGGCAACGGCGGCAACGGCGCGCCAGGGACGAACGCCGGGGTGGCCGGCGGTAACGGCGGGGCCGCGGGGTTGATCGGCCACGGCGGGGCCGGTGGTGTCGGCGGGCCGGGTGCCGCCGGGGGGGCCGGCGGGACCGGTGGGTGGCTGTATGGCAACGGCGGCGCCGGCGGTAACGGCGGGGCCGCCACCGTCCCCGGCGGCATCGGCGGGGCCGGCGGGGCCGGCGGGGCCGCGTGGCTATTCGGTAACGGCGGGGCCGGCGGTCGCGGCGCGGATGGCGCGATCGGCGCCAACGGCGTCAACCCCGTCACCGACCCGGCGGCCCCCGGGGACCCCGGGACTAATAGCAACAACGCGAGTGGCGGGCCAGGAGGGCCGGGCGATCCCGGCACCCTGTTCGGGCAGACCGGCGGCGACGGTGGTCAGGGCGGCAAGGGCCCTAGCGGCGGTGACGGCGGCAACGGCGGTGACGGCGGGCCCGGCGCGCCCGGTGGCACGGGTGGCGCGGGCGGTAACGGGGGCGTCGGCGGCCGTGGTGGGCTGCTAGTCGGTGACGGCGGCGCCGGCGGTGCCGGCGGCGCCGGGGCGGTCGGTGGCACCGGTGCACAGGGCGGCACCGGCGGCGATGGCGGACAAGGCGGCGCGAATATCAGCCCGTTGCTGTTTTTTGGGGGTGACGGCGGTGACGCGGGCAACGGCGGCAGTGGCGGAGTCGGCGGTGCCGGAGGCGACGGCGGAATTGGCGGCGCGGGCGGCGCGGGCGGACTGTTCGGCGCCTCGGGCAGCCATGGGCTCGGCGGCGCTGCAGGCAGCGGCGGGAGTGGCGGGATAGGTGGCCAGCCTGGTCAGCCTGGCACCGGTGGTGGGAGTGGGAAGACGGCCGGCGGCGTCGGCGGCTCAGGGAGCCCGGGTGCGCCCGGCCAGCCCGGCCCGTCCGGCCAGCCCGGCTAA
- a CDS encoding CbtB domain-containing protein translates to MANSHTAQVGSVDLSAASAALWLAATAVLALLAIYFVGFDQGAVSLFGSDSHVHEFFHDARHLLGFPCH, encoded by the coding sequence GTGGCGAATTCCCATACGGCCCAGGTCGGATCGGTAGATCTGTCGGCGGCAAGCGCGGCGCTCTGGTTGGCGGCCACCGCCGTGCTGGCGCTGCTGGCCATCTACTTCGTCGGCTTCGACCAGGGCGCCGTGTCGCTCTTCGGCAGCGACTCGCACGTGCACGAATTCTTTCACGACGCACGGCATCTGCTCGGATTTCCCTGCCACTGA
- a CDS encoding CbtA family protein encodes MEKRLIARGLLAGAVGAVLAFVLARLLAEPVIGRAIDFEDARTEAAHAQGVHEHGVELFTRGVQGNAGLGFGVLVFGVAMGALFAVAFCVAYARTEGIGARGLSLRLAAGAFTVVYLVPFVKYPPNPPAVGQVDTIGSRTLWYLATVLASVALAIAAVWLGRQISARLGAWKAGLTAAAAYVVAMALIMLISPAIAETPAGFPADVLYEFRLVAVGTQLVLWATIGLVFSVLAGRLLGERAEAARAT; translated from the coding sequence GTGGAGAAGCGTCTGATCGCACGCGGTCTCCTGGCCGGCGCCGTGGGCGCTGTGCTGGCGTTTGTTCTCGCCCGCCTGCTCGCCGAGCCCGTGATAGGCCGCGCAATCGACTTTGAGGACGCCCGCACCGAAGCCGCGCATGCGCAGGGCGTGCACGAGCACGGCGTCGAATTGTTCACCCGCGGCGTGCAGGGCAACGCCGGATTGGGTTTCGGCGTGCTGGTTTTCGGCGTCGCCATGGGTGCGCTGTTCGCCGTGGCGTTCTGCGTTGCGTATGCGCGCACGGAAGGCATTGGGGCACGGGGGCTTTCGCTCCGCCTCGCGGCCGGCGCGTTCACCGTGGTGTACCTGGTGCCGTTTGTGAAGTATCCGCCCAATCCGCCGGCCGTCGGTCAGGTGGACACGATCGGATCGCGCACCCTGTGGTATCTGGCGACGGTGCTGGCGTCGGTGGCGCTGGCGATCGCGGCGGTGTGGTTGGGCCGGCAGATCTCGGCGCGACTTGGCGCGTGGAAAGCCGGGCTGACCGCGGCCGCCGCCTACGTGGTGGCGATGGCCCTGATCATGCTGATATCGCCGGCTATTGCCGAGACACCCGCGGGCTTCCCCGCCGATGTTCTCTACGAATTCAGGTTGGTCGCTGTGGGCACGCAGCTGGTGCTGTGGGCAACCATCGGGCTGGTGTTCTCGGTGCTCGCGGGCCGGCTGCTGGGTGAGCGAGCTGAGGCCGCGCGAGCCACATGA
- a CDS encoding histidine phosphatase family protein — protein MTEVVRLTLVSHGMTDAMAAGRFPVDEPLNDIGRRQVEALDVRGGTRQLAAPELRARQTAQLLGLRAMTEPRLADLDCGRWRGETLEGVAAEELRVWLTDPARAPHGGESIVDLIDRVAGWLASLTGNTVAVTHPAVIRAAIVRALDIPSKSFWRLDIRPLSRSVLHSRGQCWTLRL, from the coding sequence ATGACCGAGGTCGTCCGGCTGACCTTGGTGTCGCACGGCATGACCGACGCCATGGCAGCCGGACGTTTCCCTGTCGACGAGCCGCTCAACGACATCGGCCGTCGCCAGGTCGAAGCCCTCGATGTCAGGGGCGGAACCCGCCAACTTGCGGCACCCGAGCTGCGCGCGCGGCAGACCGCGCAGCTGCTGGGTCTACGAGCCATGACGGAGCCGCGGCTGGCCGACCTCGATTGCGGACGGTGGCGTGGCGAAACCCTGGAGGGCGTCGCCGCCGAAGAGTTACGGGTGTGGCTGACCGATCCGGCTCGAGCGCCACACGGCGGAGAGTCGATCGTCGACCTCATCGACCGGGTGGCCGGATGGCTGGCGTCGCTCACAGGCAACACGGTGGCGGTCACACATCCAGCGGTGATTCGCGCGGCGATCGTGCGGGCGCTTGATATCCCGTCAAAATCCTTCTGGCGCCTCGATATTAGGCCGCTAAGCCGCAGTGTCCTACACTCCCGCGGGCAATGCTGGACGTTGCGGCTCTAG
- a CDS encoding serine hydrolase — MCSTLPGPARQRSRPRARRRAVALSAATALVVTLATGCAPSPTPPANAANAGHPIDTRTPPGLRAQQTLDMLNSDWPIGPVGVRTLAAPDNVGSVETIMEGLWWDRPFALDGVDISASVATLHLVSSYGARQDIRIHTDDDGRVDRFDLETLPPPSITSWHDVDAVLSKTGARYSYQVAKVDNGRCDPVAGTNTGESLPLASIFKLYVLHALAGAVRGGTVSWDDRLTVTAKSKAVGSSGLELSPGDHVSVRTAAEKMIATSDNMATDLLIERLGTHAIEEALATAGHHDPASMTPFPTMYELFSVGWGQPDLREQWRQASPQARAQLLRQANSTPYQPDPTRAHTPASSYGAEWYGNAEDICRVHAALQADAVGEAAPVRRILSAVAGIQLDRNKWPYIGAKAGGLPGDLTFSWYAVDKAGQPWVVSFQLNWPRDHGPTVTGWMLQVAKQVFALVAPK, encoded by the coding sequence TTGTGCTCGACGTTGCCGGGTCCGGCGAGACAGCGTAGCCGGCCCCGGGCGCGGCGCCGCGCGGTGGCGTTGAGTGCGGCAACCGCACTGGTGGTGACCCTGGCCACGGGTTGTGCCCCCTCGCCCACCCCGCCCGCGAACGCGGCGAACGCGGGGCACCCAATCGACACCAGGACTCCGCCCGGGCTGCGGGCCCAGCAGACCTTGGACATGCTCAACTCTGACTGGCCCATCGGCCCGGTCGGCGTGCGCACGCTGGCCGCGCCCGATAACGTCGGCTCGGTCGAAACCATCATGGAAGGGCTATGGTGGGATCGTCCCTTCGCCCTCGATGGCGTGGATATCAGCGCCAGCGTCGCCACCCTGCACCTCGTCTCCTCCTACGGCGCGCGGCAGGACATCCGGATCCACACCGACGACGACGGCCGGGTTGACCGGTTCGACCTCGAGACGCTGCCGCCGCCATCGATCACCTCGTGGCACGACGTCGACGCCGTGTTGAGCAAGACCGGCGCCCGCTACTCCTATCAGGTGGCCAAGGTGGATAACGGTCGCTGCGACCCGGTGGCGGGCACCAATACCGGCGAATCTCTGCCGCTGGCATCGATTTTCAAGTTGTACGTGTTGCATGCGCTGGCGGGCGCGGTCCGCGGCGGGACGGTGTCGTGGGACGACCGGCTGACCGTCACCGCCAAGAGTAAGGCCGTGGGCTCGTCCGGCTTGGAACTGTCTCCCGGAGACCATGTTTCGGTTCGCACGGCGGCCGAAAAGATGATCGCCACCAGTGACAACATGGCCACCGACCTGCTGATCGAAAGGCTGGGCACGCACGCCATCGAGGAAGCGCTGGCCACGGCCGGCCACCACGATCCGGCCAGCATGACGCCCTTCCCCACGATGTACGAGCTGTTCTCCGTCGGCTGGGGTCAACCGGATCTGCGCGAACAATGGAGACAGGCGTCGCCACAGGCTCGTGCCCAATTGCTGCGGCAAGCGAATTCGACTCCCTACCAACCCGATCCAACCCGTGCCCACACCCCGGCCTCCAGTTACGGCGCGGAGTGGTATGGCAACGCCGAGGATATCTGCCGGGTGCACGCGGCGCTGCAGGCCGACGCGGTCGGCGAGGCCGCACCCGTTCGGCGGATCCTGTCGGCCGTCGCGGGCATCCAATTGGATCGCAACAAATGGCCCTACATCGGCGCGAAAGCCGGTGGCCTGCCGGGGGATCTGACGTTCAGCTGGTACGCCGTCGACAAAGCAGGCCAGCCGTGGGTGGTGAGCTTCCAGCTGAACTGGCCACGCGATCACGGACCCACGGTGACCGGCTGGATGCTACAGGTCGCCAAGCAGGTCTTCGCGCTGGTGGCGCCGAAATAG
- the mhuD gene encoding mycobilin-forming heme oxygenase MhuD codes for MPPVVKINAIEVPADAGPELEKRFAHRAHAVENQPGFLGFQLLRPIKGEDRYFVVTHWESDEAFQAWATGPALEAHAGHRANPVATGASLLEFEVVLDVAGSGETA; via the coding sequence ATGCCGCCAGTGGTGAAGATCAACGCAATCGAAGTGCCGGCCGATGCCGGCCCCGAACTCGAAAAGCGGTTCGCCCATCGCGCGCACGCGGTAGAAAACCAACCCGGCTTCCTCGGGTTTCAGCTGCTGCGTCCGATCAAGGGCGAAGACCGCTACTTCGTGGTGACACACTGGGAGTCCGATGAAGCATTCCAGGCGTGGGCGACTGGGCCCGCCCTCGAAGCCCATGCTGGACACCGAGCGAACCCCGTGGCGACCGGCGCGTCGCTGCTCGAATTCGAGGTTGTGCTCGACGTTGCCGGGTCCGGCGAGACAGCGTAG
- a CDS encoding alpha/beta fold hydrolase encodes MPGMPTDLLTLRGGRGEPLILVHGLMGRGTTWSRQLPWLTRWGAVYTYDAPWHRGRDVADPHPISTERFVADLGDAVIALGVPVRLVGHSMGALHSWCLAAERPDLVSALVIEDMAPDFRGRTTGPWEPWLHALPIEFDSAEQVFAEFGTVAGRYFLEAFDRTATGWRLHGHTERWVQIAAEWGTRDYWAQWRAVSSPALLIEAGNSVTPPGQMRQMAEREGATTYLRVADAGHLVHDEAPEVYRQAVESFLAAKKA; translated from the coding sequence GTGCCCGGCATGCCCACCGACCTGTTGACCCTTCGCGGCGGCCGGGGCGAACCGCTGATCTTGGTGCACGGCCTGATGGGCCGGGGCACCACGTGGTCGCGTCAGCTGCCGTGGCTGACCCGCTGGGGTGCGGTGTACACCTACGACGCGCCGTGGCACCGGGGCCGCGACGTCGCCGATCCGCACCCGATCAGCACCGAACGTTTCGTCGCCGATCTGGGTGATGCCGTGATCGCGCTGGGCGTGCCGGTCAGGCTGGTCGGACATTCGATGGGCGCTTTGCACTCGTGGTGTCTGGCCGCCGAGCGTCCGGATTTGGTTTCGGCGTTGGTGATCGAGGACATGGCGCCGGATTTCCGCGGGCGCACCACCGGTCCGTGGGAGCCGTGGCTGCACGCCCTGCCGATCGAATTCGATTCTGCCGAACAAGTATTCGCCGAATTCGGGACGGTGGCCGGCCGGTACTTTCTGGAGGCCTTCGACCGCACCGCCACCGGCTGGCGGCTCCACGGTCACACCGAGCGATGGGTCCAGATCGCCGCCGAGTGGGGGACCCGCGACTACTGGGCCCAGTGGCGGGCGGTGAGCTCGCCGGCGCTGCTCATCGAGGCCGGCAATTCGGTCACACCGCCGGGCCAGATGCGGCAAATGGCTGAAAGAGAGGGCGCGACGACATATTTGCGTGTGGCCGACGCCGGCCACCTGGTGCATGACGAGGCGCCGGAGGTTTACCGGCAGGCGGTCGAGTCATTCCTGGCGGCGAAAAAGGCGTGA
- a CDS encoding PE family protein — protein sequence MSLMTAVPDALASAASDVAGIGSALSSANAAAAAPTTALLAAAEDEVSAAVAAVFGAHALEYQALSAQAAAFHRQFVQALSSGAASYAGAEALNVQQVLLDAINAPTQTLLGRPLIGNGADGAPGTGQAGGPGGLLIGNGGNGGSGVAGVGGAGGRGGAAGLFGRGGNGGAGGTNAAGPGGAGGAGGSGWLFGDGGAGGTGGVGTTVSGTGGAGGNGAVFGNGGVGGAGGAALTGGLAGNGGAGGNAGLIGAGGDGGAGGVGAPGTNGVNPTPNQISQAPNGADGAPQIGGSGGAGLPGTPGTVAGQAGGDGGFGGFGSASSAGPISGGNGGNGGHGGAGAAGGNGGRGGNGENFGTGWAYGGNGGNGGDGGAGARGGDGGDGGGGTASFAPFGGNGIGGNGGAGGRGGTGAAGGDGGNGGGASGAALTLIGSGGNGGPGGAGANNAGSGGTGGAGGAGGHGGLLWGNGGHGGAGGMGGIGGTGAEGGDGGKGGTGLVGGDGGNGGAGGAGGNGGNGGAGGKGGGAGMFGHAGVHGAGGTGGAGGAAGTGTAINGNPGDPGGFGAAGADGQPG from the coding sequence ATGTCTCTTATGACCGCAGTCCCCGACGCCCTGGCGTCAGCGGCCTCGGATGTGGCCGGTATCGGTTCGGCGCTTAGCTCGGCGAACGCCGCGGCGGCGGCCCCGACCACGGCGTTGCTGGCCGCGGCCGAGGACGAGGTGTCGGCGGCCGTCGCGGCGGTGTTCGGCGCGCACGCCCTCGAGTACCAGGCGCTCAGCGCCCAGGCGGCGGCCTTTCACCGGCAGTTCGTGCAGGCGTTGTCGTCCGGCGCGGCGTCATATGCCGGCGCCGAGGCGCTCAACGTCCAACAGGTGCTGTTGGACGCGATCAACGCGCCCACCCAAACGCTGCTAGGGCGCCCGCTGATCGGCAACGGCGCCGACGGGGCGCCGGGCACCGGGCAGGCCGGCGGCCCCGGTGGGCTGCTGATTGGCAACGGCGGCAACGGCGGGTCCGGCGTAGCCGGTGTTGGCGGGGCCGGCGGTCGCGGAGGGGCGGCCGGGCTGTTCGGCCGCGGCGGCAACGGCGGCGCCGGCGGGACCAATGCCGCGGGCCCGGGCGGTGCGGGTGGGGCGGGTGGCTCCGGTTGGTTGTTCGGTGACGGTGGTGCCGGGGGAACCGGCGGCGTGGGCACCACCGTCAGCGGCACCGGTGGCGCCGGCGGCAACGGGGCCGTCTTCGGCAACGGCGGGGTCGGCGGGGCGGGCGGCGCCGCCCTCACCGGTGGCCTGGCGGGCAATGGGGGCGCCGGCGGCAACGCCGGGCTGATCGGCGCCGGCGGCGACGGCGGCGCCGGCGGGGTCGGCGCCCCGGGAACGAACGGGGTGAACCCCACGCCCAACCAGATCAGCCAGGCGCCGAACGGCGCCGATGGTGCCCCTCAGATCGGCGGCAGCGGCGGCGCAGGGCTGCCTGGCACCCCGGGCACCGTAGCAGGGCAGGCCGGCGGTGACGGCGGTTTTGGTGGCTTCGGCTCCGCTAGCAGCGCGGGACCCATCAGCGGCGGCAACGGGGGCAACGGAGGCCACGGAGGCGCCGGCGCTGCCGGCGGCAACGGGGGCCGGGGAGGCAATGGCGAAAACTTCGGCACCGGCTGGGCCTACGGCGGCAACGGGGGCAATGGCGGCGACGGCGGGGCCGGCGCCAGGGGTGGTGACGGCGGTGATGGCGGCGGTGGCACCGCGTCGTTCGCCCCGTTCGGTGGCAACGGGATTGGCGGCAACGGTGGTGCCGGGGGTCGCGGCGGCACCGGCGCTGCCGGCGGCGACGGCGGCAACGGCGGCGGCGCGAGCGGCGCCGCGCTGACCCTCATAGGTAGTGGCGGCAACGGGGGCCCCGGCGGGGCCGGGGCCAACAACGCCGGCAGCGGCGGCACCGGCGGTGCCGGTGGCGCCGGTGGGCACGGCGGGCTGCTGTGGGGCAACGGTGGCCACGGCGGCGCCGGCGGCATGGGCGGCATCGGCGGCACCGGCGCCGAAGGCGGCGACGGCGGTAAGGGTGGCACGGGCCTGGTCGGCGGCGATGGCGGCAACGGCGGCGCCGGGGGCGCCGGCGGAAACGGCGGCAATGGTGGCGCCGGCGGCAAGGGTGGCGGTGCCGGAATGTTCGGCCATGCCGGTGTCCACGGCGCCGGCGGCACCGGCGGGGCGGGTGGCGCTGCGGGAACCGGGACGGCCATCAACGGCAATCCCGGCGATCCCGGAGGCTTCGGCGCCGCCGGCGCCGACGGTCAGCCCGGCTAA